The sequence below is a genomic window from Sebastes fasciatus isolate fSebFas1 chromosome 18, fSebFas1.pri, whole genome shotgun sequence.
tgaatactcgattctgattggtcaattgcggcattctacggtctgttatttctttatagcagaccgttagtgggcgcagttctgatgtcggactctggcggaccttTATATGTCAAATtgttgatttcttcagtaagtagccgtgtaataagcgggataatgtacagctagagggtcattgttgtaaaagaAACCCCTTCACGTCCACAGCATCGCTCTGtctgggtttctttcacaacaatgaccggctcgctgcacattatcccttacttaatctcagacggatatcactctttgttatgtgtagaggtgcaagtgtgtacagtagtgcggcagcggcactgtcccgaGGCTTCAAATAGCTTTGAATATTACTCGCCGAAGcatcgaagcccaaaaaaatggtattcgggacagccctacacCTGGGTGTCGTTATGCTTATGACAGACTTTTTAGTCTGACTTGACTCCACataaattaaagaggacctatattatgcttttgtgctttttccccctctccttttttgtgttatgtagtttttagtcctgtcttttcttctgtaacatggtgatgtcaccaagtaacacatttgcataatacctgcctgtcgggtagtttggcacgccctcaaaagAAAGatagttagagcggagtccaaagagtttggttcggttgaccaatcacaacagagtggaccaatcagagcagactgagcttttcAGGGGAgggttctagtagaaacccaaaatacaagtatgcatcaTGAGCatcatgagcataataggtcctctttaaaggtgAAAAATAAAGCTAAAACTTACATTTGCCAAGCATGGAAACCTTTATTTACCTTGTCAAATACCCGGAAAGCCTCGCGGATCTCCTCCTCACTGTCCGTGTCCTTCATTTTTCTGGCCATCATGGTCAGGAACTCCGGGAAGTCAATAGTTCCATTACCTGGAATGGGTGATCAATGGGGCACATTTAATCAGCAAAAATTGCAATTACTTAAAAGCAACCTGGGGTAAGTAGAGATAATGTAACGCAGCATTTAGCTGATGAAAAGCAAAAATATTCAGTGAGGACTTAATATTAATTTAGCCttccagttttgttttttgttcctgTGTATGACACTGGCTTTTACATCATCCTACTGGCCATACCTGGAAGTGTCGGGTGCGACTTGAGAGGGTAGCAGCCCTAAAATGATTTTAGTATACATCCTCGCTGCGATAAACCTGCTACTGCACCCTGAGAGGAGGCGGTGGAGGGATGTACTTGTGcgagtgattcagtgtgtgtttccctTTCTTCCTCAGGGAAGCCCTGGGAAGATGTTGCATATGTTATACACAAACGCAGCAGGATTGCAGGGGGGAACCCATAGCCAGTCATCCATAATGTAGACATATAGTATACTGTGCAGCTTGGCCTCCGAGGAGCCTGGATAAATCAAAGGCTCATCTCCCCTGGTGCTCCTGTCAGAAACCCTGGCTGGaggggaagggaggaggaggaggccagaAAAGGAGGTGGGGGAGCTTCAATCCAGATGCTCCATCCCTCATGTCCACCCTTaagtccttttttcttttttgtcccTCTTTCCCCTTTCTGACACCGTGTTTTGCTGCTGCTAATGGCAGCTGCTGTGCTGGTGGCGCATGTATGCGTGCGATGGGATCAATAGCCATGTTACCGTTGTCAAGACAGGATTACCAGCGGATCAGACCCTCTTGACAGAGGAAGGATCTATGAGGAACTCAGCAGCTCGCCAACCACAGGAGggaggatgatggtggtggtggtgagtcTAATGGCGGTGTGTGTACTCGCTTTTATGTAGACCCGGAGATGCTGCGGCGgcatattataattaaaaacggaccaaaaaaaatgtcagggGGATTGGAGAGAAGGTCAGAGACACCGAGGGCAAAGCACCCGGGAGGATTAGCCACGGGGGCGGAGGGATTGTACGCAGATTAACCAATGACAGTGCACGCTTCAGAGAGCGAGATAGGGAgaatggatgtgtgtgtgtgtgtgtgtgtgtgtgtgtgtgtgtgtgtgtgtgtgtgtgtgtgtgtgtgtggaacgAAAAGGGATGCAGTAATGTGATGGGGCAGATGGTGATCTCATAGCCTAGGGTAACAATCTAAGGACCTGTTATctaacacacagagacagccaGCAGCACCGAGGGAACACATTCTGCCACTGGGAGGGGGGGGTGGGGTTGGAGGGAGGCTGAGCTGAGTCTTGGAGAAGGCCACTGGAAAACCATCATCTGAGGGGGGGGACAATGACTAGAGAAGGCCCTCGAGCAATATCAGCTCAACTGCACCTCGAGCCAGCTGCTGCTGCGGTGGAGGAGGGATGGAAGCAAGAAGGGATGAAGATAGGGAGGAAGGCAggcggggaggagagagaaaatggtgggagggaaaaagagaaaaaaaaagggagtgggcggtagagagagagagcgatggaGATGAGGGAGCTGTGAAGAGGAGAGAATATAAGGAGTGAACCGAGTGGGAGATGGTGCGATTACACATAAGAGGTGCTGACGCAAACTATAGAAGGCTGAGGCATCTCAGTACGTGTGGTCATCGCTTTTTCCTGCATCATAAAGCCAACTTCCATCCCGGAGATAAGAATGAAATGTCGGGGGTTGTGTAATGATGACGAGTGATGTGTGACTAACGCTAATATTTTTGTCATGCGGTTATTTAATCCGTGTCGAAATATCTTTTACATATTTGAGTTCAGCGTGGTCCGTCATATGCCAGAAATATGGACGTATCCTTTCAAGCAGGTGTGGTTAGCTGATCTGTGTGGCTGTAACATAAAACAGCAGCGATTTCCATTTGATACCCACGCTGCTCATAAATCGAGGCTTGGCTTTCACAATCAAATACCCTTAGAGACTATTTCTTTTAACGGCTCCCTGTCCGTCTAAAGCCTCCCGTCCTCTCTTCCATTCATTGTAATTCTTTGCCACGGCCTCCTTGTTTGGTAAATAAAGCTGATTTTCAATGGGCCAGCTGACATCTCATGGCTTGCCGATGTGGGTACTGGATGTGCAGAGCGCAGAGAGGGCCTTATGTAACCACTTTTATTTTCCATTACTAGCTTCATTGCTGTCTGACCTAGATTGCATCAGCCAAGGGAGGCAGAGGCAGAACAAGGGGATGTtagtgatggtgtgtgtgtgtgtgtgtgtgtgcttgctcTTGGGTGTAACTGACGGGGAGGGGGAGGGCGCTGAGGATGGTGGGAGGACGTTTCAATAAAAGGGGCAGCCAAGCGGTGCAATCGATTTCTCGTGATCAATGCGGTCCCATTTACAAAATCCTATAAGCTGACAGAGCACCGCTGGGGTAAAGGCCCACTGACAGCTAACATCCTCGACTCTGCTGCCCAAGGACGGCCAGCTTGGGGAGCTACGAGCCAACTTCTCTGactcctctctttgtctttcattCTCTCTATCCCTATCTTTTCAATCACAGCGCCTCTGCAGTGGAGGATGAAGACTCGGTGAACCTGTTCGTGAGGTGAACAGAAGAATCTGCCTGAATTATGGCACCCAGCATGGGGCGCCGACACTCTCACCAGCACTGAAAGCACCTCCCGCCCGCGCACCCATATCCCTGACATTGTCAACTATGATGGAGCCGAACACGCAGTGACTAAACTGCTGACACAGAGGGACACGTCATCTGACAGCAAAGCTGGCCGGACAGTTGGCTTGGACAGTTGGTTGACAGTTGGTagaagaggggagggaggtGGGCAACAACACCACTGATGTGGGGGCAGTAATGGATGCTCTATTTAATCCCTCATGCATTTGTAACAGAGGTTTTATCACAGAAGTCATGCAACAAAATGTGGAATTATGGTTCTATTTCCTCTAAAAATGACCTGAAATTTTGGGATAATTCTCCCAAAGAACTGTACCACCTATAATTGAACTAAAATTGGTCTTTTACTGTGAGTCATTTCACTGATTAAAAACGGGGGCGTGAGCAGGAAAGATCAGTTAAACTGCTGATGGGAACAGAATGGCATCACCTTATTAACCTAAATATCAAAACCCTCGCTTACGATAGACTCTATAAAACGCGAGTGCAATTAACAATTTAACTGCTGATTATACATCTTTCAATTACTTTTCCCAAGTAAATTAAGCAAAGCCAAGCGTGCACTCTGTATTTGTCGGTTGACATGTTTCACAAATGATTCACAAAACAGATGCTGTCTTTGTAAAGCAAGACATTTCTAGCAACCCATGATGATTTAGTCCACTCTTTTATTTAGGATTTAGCAGAAATTATCACTGATTTGTCTATTAGCACTGTATAGGAGGTATAATCTCAGTGAaattgactgtatataagaagtggatctAGTCACcgggacgtcacccattggtttgtagactgctgttttgaagcctcgagtttggcgtTTTGGtcgtcgtcatcttgtttttttgtaaccagaagtgagggtggagttaagtacaaccgtaccctgaataagacatttttaggcaaccaaaaggGTTATAATAAACTGttgtgaactgaaaacacactgtgaaagcgttaaagttgtaagataaaaaaaactcccagaccagacaacatcgtggtagcgacctgtcaatcacaaggtagccacgccctaaagcatcccctgctttatggtccatttgactctaaatgggaccataatttgctaaatgaacttcatgctgtattgaagaagacttgaaactaatgattgagaccataaactcatgtttacaatgtttactgaggtaataaatcaagtgagaagtagggtcattttttCATAGACTCCTattcaatcagacttctttttgcaaccagtggcctcgccccctgctggcttttagaaagaatgcaagtttaaggcacttggcttcacttttcagaccccagagATAGCCCACTGGATTTAAAATATGTTAGATGAAGTCTATAGTGTGAAACCCAATCATATTGACTGttcaaactgtgtgtttgtaaaaTGAGGGTACTTCTGATTCTAAACCTCCTTAAAATTCATCATTTTGGGCCAATCAAGAGGCATTTACTAGCTCTATTGCCTTATTTGGCACCTGATAGCACCTCATTAACAGGGAACTTATTTATTACTGACATATCAGTGGTGAGTAACTCACGGCTGTCAATATATCATGGATTAATAAAGTACATGTACTGACCGTCAGCGTCCACCTCATTGATCATGTCCTGCAGTTCAGCCTCTGTGGGGTTCTGACCCAGCGACCTCATGACGGTGCCGAGCTCTTTGGTGGTGATGGTGCCGTCGCCATCCTTGTCGAATAAGGAGAAAGCCTCCTTGAACTCTgcggagggtggaggaggtaaGAGCGAGAGGTTAGCTTACCGTTGCTACGCTGTTACAGAAATGGGCTGTGTTAGGACATTGCAGTCGGGTTGAAAAGGTTAATCAATCCCCTGTGTATTGGCCCACATGAGCGTGGAAGGGAAGTGAAGTTGTAAATGTGCTGAGCTCTGAAACCACACAGGGATCCTATCTCATAATGTGAAAAAGGGAAAATGGTGCAGAATATTTATTGGCAGCTGAAACAGACTTTACTGCAATAACTTCAATGTCCTG
It includes:
- the LOC141756508 gene encoding calmodulin-1, with the translated sequence MADQLTEEQIAEFKEAFSLFDKDGDGTITTKELGTVMRSLGQNPTEAELQDMINEVDADGNGTIDFPEFLTMMARKMKDTDSEEEIREAFRVFDKDGNGYISAAELRHVMTNLGEKLTDEEVDEMIREADIDGDGQVNYEEFVQMMTAK